Proteins encoded in a region of the Solanum dulcamara chromosome 9, daSolDulc1.2, whole genome shotgun sequence genome:
- the LOC129902277 gene encoding uncharacterized protein LOC129902277 yields MLRIPSTIEEQLVLKAIREECPWENLPKRLQSTLNSKEDWHRRIIEHCIKKRLMWNTCFARKVCKEAEYYEEMLRYLRRNLALFPYHLAEYVCRVMRVSPFRYYCDMIFEVMKNEQPYDSIPNFSAADALRLTGIGRNEFIDIMNKCRSKKIMWKLNKSIAKELLPTQPVDFVIEPWWGVCLVNFTLEEFKKLTEEETATIDKICKEEANSFILFDPEIIKGLHLRGLVYFDVPVYPDDRFKVSRLEGFVSNREQSYEDPIEELLYAVFVVSSENSTVAELAATLQADLSQLQAAASFACRLGWAVKLIDPASILQDPNVPGSPKSLLSDEEDGSHASLGSANVSADGSAFQQVEIPWTENNSRSSGYARVAFLVDANITSYLMMGSVSPGLKSHAVTLYEAGKLGHASIADLCKDLGTLEGAKFEGELQEFANHAFSLRCVLECLTSGGVPAEEIEKTGIMSSRSEDAYSITKDISFSEKSGDTPKDISELNNEDLLNSETPKLPKDEETLSGKKSEETDQSDWELKQEISSETDEKVSADNLDADKGVRKQIKYRVDILRCESLAALSPATLDRLFMRDYDIVVSMVPLPPSSVLPGPKGPVHFGPPSHSSMTPWMKLVLYSATAFGPLSVVLMKGHLLRMLPAPLAGCEKALLWSWDGSSVGGLGGKPEGNLVKGSILLHCINSLLKQSSVLVLPLSRYDLNEAGKVVTLDIPLPLKNSDGSTAQVAEELGLSPKETFNLNSLLACLSNKLNFWTIGFIRLLRLYKDRVQENIAPADDKYEWVPLSVEFGIPLFSPKLCNHICKRLVSSQLLQTDLFGEHHDAMQELRKKLRDVCAEYQATGPTAKFLYQKEQPKESSRHFMNYASGRWNPIIDPSSPISGVSSEHHRLKLAHRQRSRTEVLSFDGNILRSYALTPVYEAATRPIEESPSVTTAKVEKDDAENKEEIYPGVNLLFDGSELRPFEIGACLQARQPVSLIAEASATSAIFSVK; encoded by the exons ATGCTGCGTATACCGTCTACAATTGAGGAACAGTTGGTACTAAAAGCAATTAGAGAAGAATGTCCTTGGGAGAATCTTCCGAAGCGGCTTCAGTCCAcgttaaattccaaagaagatTGGCACAGAAG GATAATTGAACATTGCATAAAAAAGAGACTCATGTGGAATACTTGCTTTGCTCGTAAAGTGTGTAAAGAAGCTGAATACTATGAAGAAATGTTGCGGTATCTCCGAAGGAACTTGGCG CTTTTTCCATATCACCTAGCGGAGTATGTTTGCCGTGTCATGAGGGTGTCTCCTTTCAGATACTATTGCGACATGATTTTTGAAGTTATGAAAAACG AGCAACCCTATGATAGCATCCCAAATTTTAGCGCTGCAGATGCCTTACGGCTTACTGGAATTGGAAGAAATGAATTTATTGACATCATGAACAAGTGCAGATCTAAG AAAATTATGTGGAAGCTTAATAAATCAATAGCGAAAGAACTATTGCCTACACAGCCAGTGGACTTTGTTATTGAGCCATGGTGGGGAGTTTGTCTTGTCAACTTTACGCTAGAAGAATTCAAG AAACTGACTGAAGAAGAAACAGCAACAATAGATAAAATCTGCAAGGAAGAAGCAAACTCTTTCATTCTTTTTGATCCTGAAATTATTAAGGGGCTTCATTTGCGAGGACTAGTCTACTTTGATGTTCCTGTCTATCCTGATGACCGTTTTAAAG TTTCAAGGCTCGAAGGATTTGTTTCTAACCGAGAGCAGTCCTATGAAGATCCAATTGAGGA GTTGCTATATGCTGTTTTTGTGGTTTCAAGTGAGAATTCAACTGTTGCTGAATTGGCTGCAACATTACAGGCTGATCTTTCTCAACTTCAAGCAGCTGCATCTTTTGCTTGCAGATTGGGATGGGCTGTCAAACTAATAGACCCTGCATCTATTCTGCAAGACCCTAATGTCCCAGGGTCACCTAAGAGCCTTCTGAGTGACGAGGAAGATGGCTCTCATGCCAGCTTGGGCTCTGCAAACGTGTCCGCTGATGGCAGTGCTTTTCAGCAAGTAGAAATTCCATGGACAGAAAATAATAGCAGGAGTTCTGGTTATGCTCGGGTTGCTTTTCTTGTTGATGCTAATATAACTTCTTATCTTATGATGGGATCTGTATCACCAG GTCTAAAATCTCATGCTGTGACTTTGTATGAAGCGGGAAAACTAGGTCATGCTAGTATTGCAGATCTTTGTAAAGATTTGGGCACACTTGAGGGGGCCAAATTTGAAGGCGAACTGCAAGAGTTTGCAAATCATGCATTTAGTCTTCGATGCGTCCTGGAATGTCTAACATCAGGTGGGGTTCCAGCTGAAGAAATAGAAAAGACTGGCATTATGTCTTCAAGAAGTGAGGATGCTTATTCAATAACAAAGGATATTTCATTTTCTGAAAAATCAGGAGATACCCCTAAAGATATATCTGAGCTAAATAATGAAGATTTGCTAAATTCTGAAACACCTAAATTGCCTAAGGATGAAGAAACTCTATCAGGAAAAAAATCTGAAGAAACAGATCAATCAGACTGGGAGTTAAAACAGGAGATCAGTTCTGAGACTGATGAAAAAGTATCTGCGGACAACTTAGATGCTGATAAAGGGGTGAGGAAACAGATAAAATACCGCGTGGATATACTCCGCTGTGAAAGCTTGGCTGCTCTGTCACCGGCTACTTTAGATCGTCTGTTTATGCGTGACTATGACATTGTTGTATCCATGGTGCCCCTCCCCCCTTCTTCAGTTTTGCCAGGACCAAAAGGCCCTGTTCATTTTGGACCTCCCTCCCATTCATCTATGACACCCTGGATGAAATTGGTGCTATATTCTGCTACAGCTTTTGGACCTCTATCAGTTGTTCTGATGAAAGGTCACTTGTTAAGAATGCTTCCTGCCCCATTAGCTGGCTGTGAGAAAGCACTTCTATGGTCATGGGATGGATCTTCCGTTGGAGGTTTGGGGGGCAAGCCTGAAGGGAATTTGGTAAAAGGAAGTATACTTTTACATTGTATAAACTCACTGCTCAAGCAGTCTTCTGTCCTTGTGCTTCCCCTCAGCAGATATGATCTTAATGAGGCTGGAAAAGTTGTTACATTGGATATTCCCTTGCCCTTGAAGAACTCTGACGGTTCAACAGCTCAAGTAGCGGAGGAACTAGGACTGTCCCCCAAAGAAACTTTCAATCTGAATTCACTATTAGCTTGTCTGTCTAACAAacttaatttttggactattggTTTTATTCGCCTGTTAAGACTTTACAAAGATagagtccaagaaaatattGCACCTGCTGATGATAAGTATGAATGGGTTCCACTAAGTGTAGAATTCGGCATTCCACTGTTTAGTCCAAAATTGTGCAATCATATATGCAAGAGATTAGTTTCCTCACAACTACTCCAAACAGATTTATTCGGAGAGCATCATGATGCAATGCAAGAGTTGAGAAAGAAATTGCGAGATGTTTGTGCTGAGTATCAGGCCACAGGTCCAACAGCGAAGTTCCTTTACCAGAAAGAACAGCCAAAGGAATCATCCCGGCATTTTATGAACTATGCAAGTGGAAGGTGGAACCCCATTATTGATCCTTCTTCTCCTATTTCTGGTGTCTCTAGCGAACACCACAGACTAAAACTTGCTCATCGACAGCGATCTCGAACAGAAGTTCTGAGTTTTGATGGCAATATTTTGAG ATCATATGCTCTGACTCCTGTTTACGAGGCTGCCACCAGGCCAATTGAGGAATCTCCCTCAGTAACTACTGCTAAGGTTGAAAAAGATGATGCTGAGAATAAAGAAGAGATATATCCTGGTGTAAACCTTCTATTTGATGGATCTGAGCTGCGCCCATTTGAGATAGGTGCTTGTTTGCAGGCTCGTCAACCTGTGTCTTTAATTGCAGAGGCCTCTGCAACATCTGCTATTTTTTCAGTCAAATAG